DNA from Vitis vinifera cultivar Pinot Noir 40024 chromosome 19, ASM3070453v1:
TGGTAGTCCCttccatttcactaagtatTCCGTAGCAGGAGGTACCCCTCGTCTCCTGATGACCCGGTCTGCGAGGATGAGTTCTACCTCCTTATCATAGGAGGTCACGACCGCTGTAGGTGCCCTCTTGGACAACCCTCGGCTTGGATCATCCTTGTCTTCATGATAGGGCTTCAAGTAGCTGGCGTGGAAGACAAGATGAATCTTCAACCTCGGGGGCAGCTCAACTTTATAGGACACCTTGCCGACCTTCCCAAGTATGGGGAAGGGTCCTTCATACCTCCTCACAAGGCCCTTATGCACCGGCCTTAGGGACTTGaattgttgaggaaggagcttgacAAGCACCATGTCTCCGACCTTATACTCCGTGTGTCGTCGCTTCTTGTCagcccacttcttcattttcttagcggCCTTGTCCAAGTATGAGCGTGCTATATCAGCTTGCTCGTGCCACCCTTTTGCGAACTTGAAAGCCGCTGGACTTTTCCCCGTGTAGCCAATTGTTAGGGTGTGAGGAGTTAACGGTTGCTGTCCCGTAGCTAGCTCAAACGGACTCTTGTTGGTCGCCTCACTCCTTTGTAGGTTGTATGAGAACTGGGCTACATCTAGCAACTTAGCCCAATCCTTCTGGTTGGCACTCACGAAGTGCCTTAGGTAGAGCTCCAATAAGGCGTTCACCCTCTCAGTCTGCCCATCCGTCTGTGGATGAAAGCTTGTGGAGAAGTGAAGCTCCGAACCCATAAGCTTGAAGAGTTCCGTCCAAAACTTCCCAGTGAAGCGCGGGTCGCGATCACTGATGATGAACTTAGGCAACCCCCAATACTTGACTACGTGCTTTAGGAATAACCTTGCCGTCTCTTCCGCCGTGCAGTCAGTCGGGGCTGCTATGAAGGTTGCATACTTAGAGAACCTGTCCACCACCACTATGATAGACCCATTGTCCTCTGACTTGGGTAGCCCgatgatgaagtccatggtgACGCTGTCCCATGGGCGTTCTGCTATAGGTAGTGGCTCTAACAGGCCTCTAGGTTGTCGCTGCTCCACCTTGTCTTGTTGGCACACAAGACAAGTCCTCACATAGGCCTCAACCTCGTCCCGTATTTGAGGCCAATAGTACGCCGACTCGAGTAGTGCCCTAGTGCGTCGTTGCCCAGGGTGCCCAACCTACTTGGTGTCGTGGCACTCCTTAATCAGGTTCCTCCTTATGTTCCCCCACTTAGGCACGTAGAGTCGTCTCCCCTTTGTATAGAGTAGGGGCCGTCCTCCACCCAAAACCGCTTAGTCTTTCCTTCATGAGCCAGGGCGATTAGGCTTTTAGCCACTGGATCATGTTGCAGTCCCTCCCTTAGAAGATCCACTATATCTCCTTGGGGCTGACTCGTCATGGACGCTAGCTCGGCTTTGCGACTTAGGGCGTCGGCCACATGGTTAGCACTTCCTGGCTTATACTCCAGCGTATAGTCGAACTCGGCCAAGAAGTCTTGCCACCTAGCTTGTTTAggccatggggaggctcatttggaTCAGCTTGTGACACTAAGCTCAAAACTGACTGCAGACCAAGAGGATAGGAACCCAAGAGAGTCCCAAGTCAAGGAATTGCAGATACTCAATGTTTTGAAGTTCAATGGAATTGAAAGAATAAACAAGTCTGTGACTTTGCGCTACAAGTCCGAGCAAGTTCCTATTGAAAAGCAATTTAGTGATGTCAACAACCATCTCAGAGACAACATATGTAAAGCCTCTCAAGGGGGATTAACCATCAGGATATTAGAGGTAAAAAGTAGCACAAGATGGACATGAATTTTTGCCAATGAACCATCCAATAATTGAACTTTCTGATGCATTAATTGGTTTTAATCTACTATTTGATAGGCAAACTTTCACTTGAAGGAAATTTAGTAAGACAGGTAACTTAGTTTACATCAGTTGCATCAgtatttccataattttttaaattttattttcctttttggttctATGGTTCTAACACTAGAAAGACGATACTTTATTGATGAAGGAATTGTTCTGTCAGTTTCATGCCACTGTCAATGTTCTTAATCCCTTTCAACAGAAGAACACATTCAAAGATGTCTGATAGTTGAAAAAGAAAGTTCTCTTGGACCCATCTAACTTTTGATTACATTCATTCATCAAGCAATGAtcgtttcaattttttaaaaaagaaagactATATAACAAGGCAACCCACTTAAAAGTCTAAAACAAACattgaaaaacaaagaaaatatgcaTAAATATGGTGAATATGATATCGATGTCGCAGCTAGATTAGTTTATGATAACATTGATGCACTTCCAGATAAGCTGAAAACTAAAGTTCgattgtaaaataaaaactacatACCTTAAGTGCTGCAATTGCAAGAATTCCAGAACCTGTGCCATAGTCAAGAAAGCGTTCTCCTCCTTTTATCAAGCCATGTAGCAACAATAGACACAGCTTAGTTGTAGGATGTTCACCAGTTCCAAATGCAAATCCAGGATTTAGAATTATATTTGTTGCATGAGCATCCTGTAGCATtgagaagaaaacataatatcCTTCAACAACATCAAGcgtaatattcaaaatttatttgtgGAAACCAAAAACCAATATTATAGTGAGCTCATAGATGTGGAGGAGACCATCACATCAGATTAATACACTAGGATATATTTGTATACACATTTACATAAGACAAAAATGaatgcatgcatgcatatgcTGTGTCCAGAAGATCATTCAAATAGCATGCTTAAATGTTCTCTGCTTAAgccaaataaaaatgaaaaaccaactacaaagaaaacacattttagattaaaaagctaaaaagaagGGACTCCTACATATAGTGAACAACAATTGCAGCAAAACCTTTAGAAAAGATAATTTGAGATGATTAATCATACTGGAGGAGTTCTCCACTCAGGCACAATCCAAAGTCCTTCAGTTACTTCCACTGGACAAAATGATTCCTGTAATAGatgaaaattcaaaagcaaattaaaatgaaatctctGACAAGATAGGATCAGGAATTAGAGTTATCAGCATTGGCTGTTTTCTGTGACAAACTTAATTCTCCAAAGAATTaattagaaaatcaaataaatccAAGAACATAGTTTGACAAATTAAAACCTTGCAAGAGAAAAAACCTAAATGGTTTTCAGCTTCAGTAGCACAGAAGTATTGCATTGCAGTAATCTGCTATGCATGGACAGTACCCCCTACTGTAATTACTACATAACTGCTACAATAGGTTGAAAGGATTTTTTGATGGGCTCAATAATTCAATCTTCcttactttaaatataaaaataacatgtgAATATGTTAGACTCAAAATAAAGAGACTAAAGGACCCAAAGAACTAATGAAGGTAGTATTCCAGAATAAAAAGCCTTCTTGTCTGCAGTCTGATCAATCATATTTGTCTAAAACACAGGGGGGTTGGGTTTGGTCAACAACCAACCCAAAACAGATTTCAGTATAGATTTCAATGCAAAGATCATAGAAgcattttacattatttttttaaagatctatcgtccatatatatatatatatatatatatatatatatatagagagagagagagagagagagagagagagagagagagaagcaaATTCAACCTGAGTCTTCTTTATCCAGTCATACTGCTCACCCACTCTGACTTCATAACTTGGTAGCTCCTTCAAACCTACGGAATCAGCAGCATGTGAAATGCACACATCCACATCTTGGCGATCAGAAAATATAGAATCAATGCAAATCTGCATGAAAACAAATTTCAGgccaaatttacaaaataatgatTTATTCCTTCTAATTTTTACTTGCATTGCTCAGTGAACCAAAAAGCGTGATCCACTCATAATTAGTCGAAGCAGGAAAGCAACTAAAGTTGAGTGATTATGGACTAATTGTGGGGGAAAGACAGCAAGTCATTACAAGCCCTCCATAGAGTCTCCATAGGAACTTTTGTGTTATTATAAGCTTCAAGTTTATCAAGCTTTGTCATCAAGTGTCTATTATCATCATCGATAAAAGTGATAAAGACATATGAAGAGTGAGATTCTTATCAGGTACTCTATAGGTGTATAAGGATTAATGTTTGACTATTCGTGATTCATGACCACTGCACTTTTCATGATTCAATAAAGAATAGCACAGGCCTTGTTATCTCTTACGGCAGCATAACCTAAAAAGATAAAGGCCTTGTTATCTCTTAAAAAGCTTGCCATATTGCACATGATATCAGGGAAAGACACAAAGGAAATTTGTAGTTTCAAGAGCTTCAGATTGTAACACCATTTGACCATAAAAAAGTAGCCATCGGCAGCATCATATCACAATTATATCTCGAATTCCAAATCTACTTTTTTTCACTAAGGAAAAATGACAAGAAATCCTGAATTAATgacacaaattatttttatttttattttttttatcagtaaatgagatttgtattaaaaatgccaaaaagggtgcaccaaagtacacacaaTGTATACAGCGGCAACCAAAAAGTGCcaaaaaaaggaagggaaaacaaaaagataCTCCCTCCCTCAAACCGACCCCAACCAATCAAAGAAATCTACTATGGACATCAATCTTTCACCTATAAACAGTTTGGTCCAAGTTAACAAGTATTACACAAAAACAAATTACACAAATTATAACccagaaatcaaacataaagAGTGTGTCGAGTCTCTACCTTATCATTACCCTCATCACTGCCTTGTTCATCCATACTGGTAGAACTTGCACCAAAACATAAAAGAGCTTCCGAAAGCATATCCTAACCATCACAACAGCATTATACACAAATCAGACACGTAGTTCCCAAAACTCACCTCAACAAAAACATAATCCCAACCATTCATAGCCTGTCCACCATAGAAATTTTCTCCTCCCCCACCAAtaagatttcaaattttcagGAAAATTTCCCATTAAACACAAATTTTGTTGACCATCATCCCCAAGACAGCACAAGCCAGAAGTTCTGAAGATGTTTGAGTTTTCAAAAAGGTTTTACACTAAACGCCTGCATAACACAAACCTCCTCCTTTCTACAGCCTCAAAACCAGACTAGTATAAGAtagaacaagaaaaaataaaacccaagaAAACTTTTGCTGTAATAAGTGACCTTAAAGACTCCATTTCGGCGTCAGGAAAAAAACGAGtgaattgaaaaggaaaatgccAAAAATGGCTCAGACAACCCACTCTCAGAATTTTCCCTCTACTTTCCTAACCTTTCCCACAGTCCAAACAGAACGGACCCAGAAGACGAAGAAAATCTTAGATTGAaaccaaaaagcaaaaaataaatgaaatgcaGGATTTGGGAATAGGTTCAAGCTAATGATGCTCACTGCGCTATCTTTTGGGCAGCTGATGCGAACGGAGAAGTAAGGAGATGTTAACGAGTGGGTGGTTGGCAGAGAAGAAGACGTCGAGAAGTTTCGGAACACTGAGCTGAGCCTCCGTTGAGAAAGTGGAGATGGAAAAACCCCATGAATGAGACGGCGTGGTTGTGAGGAAATGCGCCAGGATGAGATGAAGGAAAGGTGTTTGAAGAAATGAGTCCCCCGCATTTTTTAAATCGGAGTGTGCGCGCGCTGCCTCCGGTCGCAGACTTTATATGTCTGCGATGAGGCTATACAACATACATTCATTTCCGAGCTTAAGGGTAAGGCTTCCTGTCCGATAAGGAGATGCCACGTGtataattcaagtcttattattttatatttattacatcattttattaaatctcattaaattatattttaatcttatttatttatactttcatCTCTTTTTTATAACTTCATCTAATCTATTTATATCGGTTTCGTATGTTTAATTGTTTATACTCGCTCTGATACTTTTTTccattactaaataaaaaattaaaatattaaattcatttgaaaaaaaaaaaaaagttcatgaaaataattttaatattaaatttattttacatataaaaaattaaatataatgtatattaattttattatttatattaaaaagccCGCAAAAATAAGAGCAGTGGGGTGGCACCGCGGAAATAGTGTAATGCCCATGGCGTTTTCATCGAACCCCTTATCTCTGAGCGTCCCGGACGCTGCCTTCGAGACATGGCTCCGGGACACCGGCTACCTCGAAGTCGTCGACCGGCGAACCTCCGATCTCCACCGTCTCTCCTCCGGCGGCGACTCGTCCTCCACCACCGCCTCAATCCCCTCCAATTCGTTCTTTTTTGTCTCAATCTTGTCCCACCTCGGAACCCTACTCTCCCTCTTCACTCTCAACCCCTTCTCCAAGCTCACCTCCGATGACTTCTCCGGCCCCACCCCCTCCTGGACCCTCGCTTTCGTGGGTTTCTGCGACTCCTATACCTTTCCGTCGTCGTCGTCCCAGGCTCGCCTAAGGGTCCACGAGAACGTCAAGCGCTATGCTCGGAACTACGCGACTCTGTTCATTATCTGCTTCGCATGTACATTGTAAGAGACCACTTTTCTCTCTCTGTTCCTCAGCATACTGAAATTTGTCCTTTGGTTGGTTGCTGGGTAAAATAGAAAAACTTGGGGTTTGagtgttgatttttttaatattttttgtcgAGGAAATAGAAACACAAATGTGAAGAAGCTGAATTACGAAAATTTGAGTGGGGAGTTTTGTTTAAGTTAAAAAGCTTGAGATTCTGAAAATATTTTGGTTTCAGTTTGGTTGCTAGGAAAACctaggaaagagaaaagaaatggtAGGTCTGACTCTCGTGTTtattgttgttttagttttcaaGGAaagggaagaagagaaaaatgaggTAGTTGAGTGGagattttgttttagaaaaaaattgaaattcaaaaattgctcAGTTTGGTTTCTGGGTAAACGTAGGAAAAGGACAGAGAAAGGAATGTTTTTTAAGTTCATGTTTATAAGCATTCGGagctaagaaaaaaatatatatcctgCACTCAAATGTTTCTAATGTAACTATTATTTGTCTAAATCAAGATGGGTTGAGAATCTTGGGAatcaaataaaatgaagcaCACAATTCAAAGTATGTTTTCTTATCTTCTCCTTTCGTTTCCTCAGTTTCCTTTCCAACCAATATAGGGTATGGGTTAGGAGTATCCTTATAAATGAAGGTTTTGGGTAGTCAAGTGCTAAGTGGAAGATATGAAAATTTGTATGATGTTTTGCCCTCTTAAAATGCCATGGAGGAATCAGCTTGTAAGAAGGAGGCTAAGGAGGTTTATGCCAAGTGGGTTGAACTGGAAGAAACTCACTGGAGGCAGGTGTCTAGGGAACTCTGGTTGAAGGCAGGTGATAGGAATACGAGGTATTTCCACAGGATGGCGTCTGCCCATAGGAGAGTTAACCACATGGACAGAATCAAAATTAATGGGATTACAATGATAGAGGAGAGGGAAATCAGAGAGGGGATAGTTAATGCTTTTAAGCAGCAATTTTCCGAAAGTCCGGAGTGGAAGGCGGACATTGGAAGTctctcttttaatcaaatttgtgTGCAAGAGGCTGAGATGCTGGAGGTTCCCTTCTGTGAGGGTGAAGTCCAGACGGCCCTGATGgaaatgaatggggataaagccccaggTCCTGATGGGTTCTCGGTTTTCTTTTGGCAATGTTGTTGGGATTTCGTCAAGGAGGGAATCCTGGAGTTTTTCAAGGAGTTCCACGACCAGAATACGTTCCTCAAGAGTATCAACAACACATTTCTGGTgctgattcctaagaaaggagggGCCGAGGAGTTTGGTGATTTCAGGCCAATCAGCCTTTTGGGGGGTCTCTATAAGATGTTGGCAAAGGTGTTGGCCAACAGGCTTAAGAAGGTTATAGACAAGGTTGTGTCCCATGATCAGAATGCGTTTGTTAAGGGTAGGCAGATTCTTGACGCTTCCCTGATAGCAAATGAAGTGATTGACAACTGGAAAAAAAAGGGGGACACGGGGGTTATCTGCAAGCTTGATattgagaaggcctatgacAGTATTAATTGGCAATTCCTCTTGAAAGTCATggaaaaaatgggatttggcGCTAAGTGGCTGAGGTGGATGTGGTGGTGTATCTCCACAGCCAGATTTTCAGTTATGGTGAACGGAACGCCAGCTGGTTTCTTTCCGAGTTCCAAAGGGCTGCGTCAAGGAGATCCCCTGTCCCCTTATCTTTTTGTTATGGGGATGGAGGTGCTAAGTGTCCTAATCAGAAGGGCTATGGAGGGGGGTTTCATCTCAGGGTGCAAAATTCAGCGAAATAGAGGCCGGGTTGTCCACATTGCGCATCTGCTCTTCGCCGATGATACTATAGTCTTTTGCGAGGCAAAGAA
Protein-coding regions in this window:
- the LOC100245135 gene encoding uncharacterized protein LOC100245135, translating into MRGTHFFKHLSFISSWRISSQPRRLIHGVFPSPLSQRRLSSVFRNFSTSSSLPTTHSLTSPYFSVRISCPKDSADMLSEALLCFGASSTSMDEQGSDEGNDKICIDSIFSDRQDVDVCISHAADSVGLKELPSYEVRVGEQYDWIKKTQESFCPVEVTEGLWIVPEWRTPPDAHATNIILNPGFAFGTGEHPTTKLCLLLLHGLIKGGERFLDYGTGSGILAIAALKFGAASSVGIDVDPQAITAATQNAALNKISPNKMQLTLVPPDGRTHEVVEGQSPNSMGVTTESESFDIVIANILLNPLLDLADDIVSHAKPGAVVAVSGIISEQVPYIMERYSPLLESISVTEIDDWACVCGTKRRGLTVN
- the LOC100253837 gene encoding PRA1 family protein H, which translates into the protein MPMAFSSNPLSLSVPDAAFETWLRDTGYLEVVDRRTSDLHRLSSGGDSSSTTASIPSNSFFFVSILSHLGTLLSLFTLNPFSKLTSDDFSGPTPSWTLAFVGFCDSYTFPSSSSQARLRVHENVKRYARNYATLFIICFACTLYQMPIALVGLISSLALWDLLRFCSDKWRVDRYPVVRQALIHTVQCATAVVLFCSNVQFALFCALGVSYAVMILHASFRKLTPAKQPTPAR